Proteins encoded together in one Bombus affinis isolate iyBomAffi1 chromosome 2, iyBomAffi1.2, whole genome shotgun sequence window:
- the LOC126913892 gene encoding uncharacterized protein LOC126913892, which yields MKRSITEENGEAKRSFVKQECINFGYDGSYPAYTSSSSSPSTVTQPLPGQPPLPPMPPPSSGVPPPPHVFGPVPSQVTPIQAWTHPHAPWQWITPQTSPLPPPPPRDMTANSFQREMPLRGNYMRRERFTHNKSNMYVQRNNFHRKNRRLPRFGQTQGQFDQAAYFGATLSNNLGLEWQRNNYTASTGDTIMNHMPLPNHPLPPIPPGILTNRHGEETSDQDAKVVLEEVVVKKNKQRKPMSQSYPSRPWNREDAERALKIENEYNKTVKAQSLIIKFPDPDLNKDIVREFHPGIQNIHFQSPSGPRYCFIQMAESVDIDEAIKELEKIPFGVGHLKVERKSLRDEDNPMPEEIDPYTLYIGNLPESVNVNEVKSKFPTAARVDVGYAQKMRNTRYAFIRYNSVDESISAYKQAHDLMWDTRSIIVRFRRQRGNTCLPGEPKPNVKRVKEEPNSNSQIKKEQKANHTEKSEAKLETDVGNRIQDNSSKMQNKTSSQVQEQNADLQSSSSSTPTSIASAKSAQQQQQPWTSQPPQIPSASEAPPPCSTERESVPETIMLTEIKEEPADYEEMECNIRSDDDIDDDIDDDDDDDEEEEEEEEDDSDDNDDDNEDDYEDEEEDIDESRNLSLNNKREIAEVNEPSDHLDQMFSELENMTGDIGF from the exons ATGAAACGCTcg ATAACTGAAGAAAATGGAGAAGCAAAGAGATCTTTTGTTAAACAAGAATGTATCAATTTTGGATACGATGGTTCATATCCTGCTTATACTTCATCATCTTCATCCCCTTCAACTGTCACACAACCTTTACCAGGACAACCACCATTACCTCCCATGCCTCCTCCTTCTAGTGGAGTTCCACCACCTCCACATGTATTTGGACCAGTGCCTTCTCAAGTTACACCTATACAGGCATGGACACATCCTCATGCACCATGGCAATGGATAACACCTCAAACATCTCCTTTACCTCCTCCACCTCCACGTGATATGACTGCAAATTCATTTCAAAGAGAAATGCCTCTCAGAGGTAATTACATGAGACGAGAAAGGTTTACACACAATAAAAGTAATATGTATgttcaaagaaataattttcatcgtaaaaatagaagacTTCCACGTTTCGGACAAACTCAGGGTCAGTTTGATCAAGCAGCATATTTTGGTGCAACATTGAGTAATAACCTTGGTTTGGAATGGCAAAGAAATAATTACACTGCCTCTACAGGTGATACAATTATGAATCACATGCCTCTTCCTAATCATCCTTTGCCTCCTATACCACCAGGGATTTTGACAAATAGACATGGAGAAGAAACTTCAGATCAGGATGCTAAAGTTGTTCTG GAAGAAGTTGTTGTTAAAAAGAATAAACAAAGAAAACCTATGTCCCAAAGTTATCCTAGTCGACCATGGAATAGAGAAGATGCAGAAAGAGctttgaaaattgaaaacgaATATAATAAAACAGTCAAAGCTCAGAGTTTAATAATCAAATTCCCAGATCCTGATTTAAATAAAGATATTGTGAGGGAATTTCATCCTGGTATACAGAATATTCATTTTCAAAGTCCCAGTGGTCCTAGATATTGTTTTATACAGATGGCAGAAAGTGTTGATATTGATGAAGCAATAAAGGAGTTGGAAAAAATACCCTTTGGAGTAGGTCATTTGAAAGTTGAAAGAAAATCCCTAAGGGATGAAGATAATCCCATGCCTGAAGAAATAGATccatatacattatacataggAAATTTACCAGAATCTGTTAATGTTAATGAAGTAAAGAGTAAGTTTCCAACAGCTGCTCGAGTAGATGTAGGGTATGCACAAAAAATGAGAAATACACG GTATGCTTTTATAAGGTACAATAGTGTGGATGAATCCATATCTGCTTATAAACAAGCACATGATTTAATGTGGGATACCAGAAGTATTATTGTTAGATTTAGAAGACAGCGTGGTAATACTTGTCTTCCTGGAGAACCTAAACCTAATGTTAAAAGGGTTAAAGAAGAACCAAATAGTAATTcacaaataaagaaagaacagaAAGCTAATCATACCGAAAAAAGTGAGGCAAAACTAGAAACTGATGTAGGAAATAGAATACAAGATAATTCTAGTAAAATGCAAAATAAGACGTCATCTCAGGTCCAAGAACAAAATGCAGATTTGCAATCATCTTCTTCCTCTACACCAACTTCAATTGCATCAGCCAAATCagcacaacaacaacaacaaccatGG ACTAGTCAACCACCTCAAATACCTTCAGCATCTGAAGCTCCTCCACCTTGTTCAACAGAAAGAGAATCGGTTCCAGAAACAATAATGCTTACAGAAATTAAGGAAGAGCCAGCAGATTATGAAGAAATGGAATGTAATATTCGCTCTGATGATGATATAGACGATGATATAgatgatgacgatgatgacgatgaagaagaagaggaagaagaagaagacgattcagatgataatgatgatgataacGAAGACGATTATGAAGATGAGGAGGAAGATATAGATGAAAGTAGAAATTTATCGTTAAATAATAAACGAGAAATTGCAGAAGTTAACGAACCATCTGAT CATCTTGACCAAATGTTCAGTGAATTAGAGAACATGACTGGTGACATCGGTTTTTAA